The genomic stretch ATATGTGTTCAGAGTTGTGTTTGCAAGGTTCCTGGATAGTTTAATTAGAGTTTTAGTCCCTATGTAGGAATCCTCCATTGCCTGGGTTCAAAGCTCTAAATTGGGGCTTTTTCGAAATAGTTAAAATTGGGCAAAAAGATTAGTATCATCGTGCTCAGAACATAATTTCTAATCGATTCATAGCATTACATATGATTTTTACTGCTTGCATCAAGTTTTGTGATTTTGCAGGTGCTATAGTGACGAATATAACCGTCACTATAGCCTGTTGCTACGAAATTCATCTGTAGGTATAGCCCAGGGTTGGTTCAACGAAGGTGATGATGCGTTGGCAAGATCTTGTTGGCCCATTTAAATGATTTTGGTTCTCGCGCGCATTCCAATTTAAAATTTTACTTTTGAAATATAGTATTTGGTGCTCACGTTATTAAACAACGAGGAATAAATGGCCTAGAGGAGGAGGCGTGTCACGAATCTTTCACGCGCAAggacaggggttcgatccctatCTCTTGCATTTATTTTATGCAATTTTCCTTAGTTAACTTCTGCAGATCCAACGCTCCTTTCTTCATGCAGACTCACCATGCACTCTAGGGATCAACAATCAGATTTGTCTAGTAGTTCATCCAATGCCCTTCAGCTTGCAAGCATACCATGGACCTCCAGGactcaccacacaggatcagagctaagtgttctttattatttttttaattacattatttctttcatttatttgtttattttccttttcccttttttattataatttcttttttatttttttattttaaacaaattatttttttcaCCTAATAATTTTATAAccacttattttatttaatcgaagattcgattttttttataacattaaaaacaactgtttttaataaaaaaatattatgtgtGTTCTATGAATTAATTAAGTAACTAGGATTCATACAATAATGATGTAAAACCATGTAAATACCATATTTAATCACATATTCGATTTCTTTAATTCCTAAAcagttattaaaaatattaaattaattgtttttccTATTTTGGTTTATATTAGGGTTTGTGTAAATAATCAATAGATTCATAAATGCactaacctttctcttcttcattcttaatttttcagggtttgccaagaATCGATGAAGGCTCAAGCCAACTGATTATTAATAAttctttttttatctttcctttttatttttgcccacaggtgtttattgtaatagtgtagggagtgcaagccttgaatcaacctagaataactaattgcaagataaaataactgaatttaaccacgtgattgtgtcacacacacacctttaaggtaacctctcttgttgttattgccttattactgttgccttacgaattatgcctttaaaatagtcaagtccctcgattccgaggatacctaaagcaaatgttgccctcagttcattcatcatcaattttgtccctcgatgttccctcggtaaaatgatgatttgtccccattgctaaggtatcctcgcctgctgcctaaaagattaaatgactatttatatcctccccttagactacctgccctctttatggcagggtcagtcttatggcgaacgataactccgatgaccctttacatccaataaaaggacttcctaccctcctatggtatggatagccctgaaaagctaaaagaacgaatttttataacttaagggtaattacctcttaattgcttgctctggtttaaattcaaactttcctctttcaaaaaaccttaaaaaaggctacgcttattttacaagctaaagtccttgttcaAATCCTTTTTCTATTCACTTCAACATTTtgaaaaaagtgagctaagcaattaagagcccatggataaccatggatacaaatggtgctttaaaccttccctttgtataacttaccccccgaactcaaagtcttttaaaaggtcttttcctgttcttttagcctttctataaattggataaaataaaagtcggtggcgactcttgctatctgcaacatttttaaaaagtcagttctcccaccgtattacaccttcCAACAGTGAGATCATCGTTGGTAATAGAAACTTTAGGACAACAACCACCAAATAAATGGATGACGTTACCTGAGTTGGGCTATGTAATAGCTAATCGGTATAACGTTGTTCTCGTCTCTTTAGGTCACCCTAGTTTGATTTACTTTCCTATGAAGAGTGCACATTCACCTAATGCATCCATTTACTGCATCGGATTTGTCAATGGAAATTATTGGGTTCAGGTAATTAGTAACACAACTTTGGTACATTCAATCCCTATTTGACTTTTTCTGATAATTATCTTATGTGCAGGTAAACATGAATGAAGGATTCCCGTTGCCACCTGTCACAACTGATTGGAAGAAATATCGCACAAAAGATGCAACTTCTTGGATGGTAGGATTTCCCGGGCAGTTACAACATTGGCAACGACTTACGCCTATACAGCCAAAATATGTcagcttatgagatgtactatttagtttgattttatgatattggattttaatatgTTGATGAATGGATTATAAATAGTAAATCTCAAACTATAAGTCTCATAATAATACATAAGTCTATAAGTCTCATAATAATACATAAGTCTCAAACTAAAACATAAATATCAACATAAACTGTGACATCAATCAGACTCATTGTCATAAGTAATTTGACCTTCCCTAGGTAATGGTCCGCCCTGTGCAAGTCTCAGTGCTCTAAATATCTCGAGAAACTGTTCGTCTTCAGGACGTGTCTGATGACGCGTAAGTAATGATGAAGCTCATGAGATATAAATGATAACCTCGGGTCTGACGGTCCTTCGTCATAGATAGGCACTGGTACCTGCATCGGCTGATCACCTCGTGGTGCTCTCAAACGAGGATGTGACACCGTATAATACCACGCCAAATAATCATCGTCTGTCTCATATGGTATGGTAGCAAACACAGTTGGGGAAGCATCGTGGGATCGGATCACCTGCAACACACTCTGCATATATGTAGCCCACTCAACATCCACATCAAGTGTGTCTAGATTAGAAGGAGCAATAGGTATGTACTGTCTGTATCCAAACTGACGCATGCATCTGTCAGGTAAATATAGAACTACAGTACCATACCTCTTCAAACCACCCCGGTACAAACAGATATAATCAAAATGACGGTGCTCCCTATGATCCTCAAAAGGGCGCCAGACGATATCGTGAGGGGTCAACTGATCTAACACAGCTCGGATGTCATCCACTTTTTGCGTCCCCTGCCTATATTCCCATTTCATCGCCCTAGCCATTGGACTATCAATGCCACATAACCCAGAAGTACATCTCTTTCCAACAGTTGGAAAATActcatgaatccaacactgtAACAAAACATTACTattataaattaaactaaattataataaactaaattaaactaaaaaattaaataattaagtataACTAAATCATAAGTAAAATTTTGTACCTGAAGAAGAGAGGCATAACCACCAAGCTGCTTGCATGAATAAAATGAAGCATCCCCTAAATATCTGTATAGAGTAACCAGTGCAGCTGCCCCCAGCAATATCTTCCACAAGTATCCAAATCTCTCAACAGTGGTAGATATTTTGCCTCGACAAGAGTAAAAGTCTCGTCGGCAAGAATAGTACAACCTAATAGCAACATCATGTATGCTCTCATAGCACCTGTAAAGTTATATGCAGCTCTTTGTTGCTCAAAAACTTGCTTCAACCAATCCAATTTATAGTAAGGACCCCTTACAGAAGAAGCCTCCCTAGTTTCATCACTCAGTGAAACACCAAACAACTCAACAGATAGATGGATAGCATCATAATCTATCATGATGGTTATCTCGCCGAACGGCATATGATATGACGATGTTTCAGGATGCCATCTCTCAACAAAAGCAGATAAAAGATGCGTATCTACCCTGGCCAAACTAGTATACTGCAAAGATGACAGACCAGATGCAACTAACCAATCATTCATCTGCCTTGGGAGCATTGTCGGAACCCATCCTATTAATTTGCTGCCATGTGCAGCAACCTTTAAGGTCGGCTTTGGTCGTCTCTCctgaaaataatttgtaatatatgtgttaatatataagtacatataatttaaaattattcaacataaatttttaaattattgaacctaaaagaaaacatttacgtaCCTCGCCCAACCATAAGTGACAGGCAACATGGTTTTGATATCTAATCAATAAAGAAATATCAGTCGGTCCTACGGGAAATGCCGGGTGCTGCGAACCAACCTCAGGTGCAGCTCCCTGCTGTCCCTCGCCATCAGCCTCTCGACGTTGTCTTCCTCTTTGACGCATTCCGTCGATCGCACCTCCTCTTCTACGaaccattaaaaaataaaaataaaatatagttaaaaattaaataaaatgctattaaaaattaaatataatataatataaaaaaaagaacCGGATACCCCAAGGGGGGGTTATCCGGCTGAGGAGGTGAAGAACCGGAAACCCCATTGTTGGGTTATCCGGCTGatgaagcaaagaatcggaaacCCCACTCTTGGGTTGTCCAGCTGAGGACAaggaaaaccagaaaaatcactcATGGGTTGTCCGGTTGGTTGCTGTCTTGAAATGGAAGAACTGGAACTGGGAGCCTTGAGTTATCcggttttggaaaaaaaattcctCTGATTTCACCTAGAAACGTAAATGTCTGAatgagtgaaaagtgaaaaaatttgaaatttttactaTTTATACAGGGGTTAATTTGTCCGAATTTTTTTTggtaggggtattgggataaatgtaggggtacggggtataattttctTGCCAAGTCTGAGCTTGGTCTGTTAAAAAATttaaagcctaagtctggcctgtagcctatcgtaggcttattttttggCCTGAGTCTGACCTTTTTGAAGACCTGATTgacctattagcctacttaaaaacctatttatttgaacatttgtaaataagtcatttaACTCAattttatatagactaacaaattaaaagatcaatgagattaaatatttgtttacgttGACTTATTTGATTTTacctagtagcataaattttgtgatactatttgtttgaaagAACTTATGGaagcaacttatgacattgttcataagatttttttcatcttattttcataatttctttaaaataactaatatatatttttatattttaattcaaagtacaaaatataatataataatgataaaattattcatatttatttaaataggccggcctcataggcttaaaaggctttttatatGACTTGTGGCCTaagcctatgtaggctgggccgtaggcccctgttagtcggtcTGGTCAATTTCCACCCCTAAATACCGGTTTAGAAGCTAACAAGGCTTCAAAAGCTAGTAGTCCAGAAGATATTTCATCCTCTGAATCCTTCAAAAGCTGCCAGTTTAGAAGCTATCAAAGCTTCAAAAGCTAGTGATTCATAAGTTGTTCCAACCTCTGAATCAAATGCCACCATTCCAATTTCTATCCTCAACTTAGAGAATTGTTCTCCTTTTTCAACTCTAGTCAAGATATAAGCAATTACTGGTTGGTCGTTAACCTTTTcggtgaaaggtttcctttcaagCTGATTAATGGTGCTTGGGTGCAGTTGAAAGTTGGCAGCATTTACCGtttgattgacaattgtttgtcttcccctaGTGTGTTTGCAACCCCGTAGTCACCAAGGAgtctctcaggaggaggaggattttcacccatgacttcttcttcactttcaaaaTCTGAACCTGAATGAACGGTAAAAATTTCTTCTTTAGATTCCAGtttagccaaccgagcttgtctgCGCCGTGCGTGCagagttctttcaatttctgcgtcaaaaagaaattcagctgaggtcttacctcgcatacacaggttagaaaattattagtttaatgaacaatataaataaagaaaaatatgcaaaaaataaattttagtcgcagagcaacaaaattctaattgaactaAATCTAAAACTCTGTtatcttcggcagtccccggcaacggcgccaaaaacttgatcggaaaaatagcaagtgaacTATTTTGCCTTTTGTAATACTAAGGGAAAATGCCCCGAatgtcgaatctcaaggactgcttgacgataccgAGTTTTAAgacaatttcaattaaacaaaagttcaaaaggggttTTGGTTTGTTTTGCAAATCAAGTAAATACAAActaatagaacgatgaacagagatgagtagattgctcggggtggtgaatgattcttcatgcaatgAATTTTCTCTCTCAATGCAACAACatacttttcatagttaattaccggttcttaagaaTATCTAATCCTAAGACCTTAGTGaagagatctttgacctcacaacctaattactatgtccacaGATAGTTGcagttatgatcaagcattccaataacaagaactCCCGGTTATGATAAATTATCcatagtcctaggtgatatatatatatatatatatatatatatatatatatatatatatatatatatatatatatatatatatatatatatatatatatatatatatattatatgttcttaatcgtgtccacaaataatatgtcatccagctacactattcattcatattcaaaatccgtttttctgacggataaagcattactaacaaatgaagaacaaattaacaaatatgaagattaaaatagttattgcatcaattgaacaaattcatcacaattagaatcagggtcacccctccgcaatggggggtttagctactcataaaaataacagaaaacatagtgttaattgtagacattatagataaatgaaggaaatccaatcttcaatggcaaaagctcatagaattctttAATTCGTGCATCAAATCTGAGGTCTCTagccttctacagtgtattttTCGCTCTCAATTTCGTTGAACCCTTGTCCCAACGTGTTTTCCTCCTTTTATTCCAGCGTTTCTGGgcttttcagaccaaaaggcccATGACAGTatgtgcacacgcgtgtggggacgcgtttgggatAGTGGGACGCGTCCCATAACGCATTTGGGACAGTGGGACGCATGTGGGGACGCGTCTGGCATGCATGCAGAGTCAGGGACACGTCTGGGGACGCGTTAGGGACAAtgggacgcgtcccgggacgctTCTGGACTGCAGATGGCACTTTTCACTTCCAAACGCGTCTAGGAACACATTTTGGCAGCTGACtccatttttcttcttccacacgcgtctgggaacgcgtttttccagtttattcacttttcttTAGTTTCGCACTTTTCCGCCTTgatttctcccatttcatttacctgagcctacaaacactgtaacacacaaccaaagcataacataacgaataatgaaataaaacactaaataaaataacttaaatataactaaaaacaatggtaaatatatgtgtgaaaaccactgatcagtcattcacttgcaagtcaaatcatgatacatcacgAGTATAAATCACAATTTGTCTCAAAACATCACATCATATAAGTCACTCAtttagtcacaaaacatcacataaatggttaatcacaaaacatcacatataagtcacacaagACATATTCTGTTAATTGCATTCACAAACATcgatatcatcatactattcacaaaatcatcatttaacaagtcacaatatacaatcacgatatagtcacaaaacgtcacaactatgaatcacataagaaacatgggacatgactcatgtatatgcatgtggtaccaatcggagcttcatccCCCACCACCAATTTCCAGAATCTGAGgcataaggcataagccttcgtcactaatttgtcaatccaggccgtcaaagagtatgcatatgaaatgtgactcgacaaacaagacatacagaacataatcatcacaatcacacatcatcactaggcatacgcccacgtcacttatacttaccaattattagaggtaattcaacgtcacaattaatcattcatcttcacttagtcacaaaattatcatcacaaatatatacaacatcacatattatcaat from Vicia villosa cultivar HV-30 ecotype Madison, WI linkage group LG4, Vvil1.0, whole genome shotgun sequence encodes the following:
- the LOC131597992 gene encoding protein MAIN-LIKE 1-like — encoded protein: MSDFSGFPCPQLDNPRVGFPILCFISRITQQWGFRRGGAIDGMRQRGRQRREADGEGQQGAAPEVGSQHPAFPVGPTDISLLIRYQNHVACHLWLGEERRPKPTLKVAAHGSKLIGWVPTMLPRQMNDWLVASGLSSLQYTSLARVDTHLLSAFVERWHPETSSYHMPFGEITIMIDYDAIHLSVELFGVSLSDETREASSVRGPYYKLDWLKQVFEQQRAAYNFTGAMRAYMMLLLGCTILADETFTLVELGGYASLLQCWIHEYFPTVGKRCTSGLCGIDSPMARAMKWEYRQGTQKVDDIRAVLDQLTPHDIVWRPFEDHREHRHFDYICLYRGGLKRYGTVVLYLPDRCMRQFGYRQYIPIAPSNLDTLDVDVEWATYMQSVLQVIRSHDASPTVFATIPYETDDDYLAWYYTVSHPRLRAPRGDQPMQTRPEDEQFLEIFRALRLAQGGPLPREGQITYDNESD